One region of Salvia miltiorrhiza cultivar Shanhuang (shh) chromosome 3, IMPLAD_Smil_shh, whole genome shotgun sequence genomic DNA includes:
- the LOC131017186 gene encoding disease resistance RPP8-like protein 3 — MSLLDSKKSWELLLKKAFVGNTIGNCPEEFEGVGTQILQKCDGLPLAISVVGGLLMVTQTKSGWEQVLNQLNSYLGRTESGVSAILELSYQNLSPQLKSCFLCLAFFKEDFTIPAKRLVNIWNAQGLIQQEGSRSIFDEIGRGYLNELINRSMVQIQDLNIHDQVKSCRLHDLVREVCLRKAKEEIGLEIVKGDGGISSESSYKPRHRVVYAKNLETSSSNQNKHVRSLFLLNVHDDSGYITTPSHYWKGYQLLKTVELDASHATAFKRFPNSFRLLIGLKCLRIYSYPVGSIELPCWFDHLRNLEVVDMKSCWVYFPRLVSLKMDKLGYFISAGIGRGPTNKNMWNKNIECLRGIRHKDWMKSTLTSSCHLRELGIRFDEERIKREELIKVRASLEKMQNLVILHLRWPYNYATDIALVVPQLANLTKLKLEGLMTKCPSASMFPPNLSRLTLTGSQLHVDPMAELGKLPKLLFLKLQNMAYLGETMLVLCDGFPSLEAMAFRELYGLKSVFIEEGGMPKLKHLGIRRCRYLETRNLPQHINIFTQ, encoded by the coding sequence ATGAGTCTCTTAGACTCCAAAAAAAGCTGGGAATTGTTGTTGAAGAAGGCATTCGTTGGCAACACAATTGGCAATTGTCCAGAAGAATTCGAGGGTGTAGGCAcacaaatcttgcaaaaatGCGATGGTCTACCATTAGCTATCAGCGTGGTAGGAGGCTTACTCATGGTAACACAAACCAAGAGTGGATGGGAACAAGTTCTTAACCAATTAAACTCTTATTTGGGAAGGACTGAAAGCGGCGTATCAGCAATTTTGGAGTTGAGTTATCAGAATTTATCACCCCAATTGAAATCATGCTTCTTGTGCCTAGCTTTTTTCAAAGAAGACTTTACTATCCCAGCAAAAAGGCTAGTAAACATATGGAATGCACAAGGCTTGATCCAACAAGAAGGAAGCAGAAGTATATTTGATGAGATAGGAAGAGGTTATTTAAATGAGCTGATCAATCGAAGCATGGTTCAAATTCAAGATCTAAATATCCATGATCAAGTCAAAAGTTGTCGCCTACATGATCTTGTTCGCGAGGTTTGCTTAAGAAAAGCAAAGGAGGAAATAGGTCTGGAGATAGTAAAGGGGGACGGAGGGATATCATCAGAATCATCCTATAAGCCTCGCCATCGTGTTGTCTATGCCAAAAATCTTGAGACTTCCTCGTCGAATCAAAATAAGCATGTACGCTCTCTTTTCCTACTTAACGTCCATGATGATTCTGGATATATAACCACTCCATCTCATTACTGGAAGGGCTATCAACTCCTTAAGACAGTCGAGCTTGACGCCAGTCACGCCACTGCCTTCAAAAGATTTCCCAACTCTTTTCGGTTATTGATTGGATTGAAGTGCTTGAGAATATACTCATATCCTGTAGGCTCCATAGAACTCCCATGTTGGTTTGATCATCTTAGAAACCTCGAAGTTGTTGACATGAAATCGTGCTGGGTATATTTTCCAAGACTTGTTTCATTGAAAATGGACAAGCTAGGTTACTTCATCAGCGCAGGTATTGGCCGTGGACCGACAAATAAAAACATGTGgaataaaaatattgagtgtTTGAGAGGAATAAGGCACAAGGATTGGATGAAGTCAACTCTAACGAGCAGTTGCCATCTTCGTGAATTAGGCATACGTTTTGATGAAGAAAGAATAAAGCGTGAAGAGTTGATCAAAGTGAGAGCGTCATTGGAGAAGATGCAGAATCTTGTCATACTTCACTTAAGATGGCCGTATAATTATGCTACTGACATAGCATTAGTTGTGCCGCAGCTCGCCAATCTCACCAAACTTAAACTGGAAGGTTTAATGACCAAATGTCCAAGTGCGAGTATGTTCCCTCCAAATCTTTCTCGCCTCACATTGACGGGTTCCCAGCTACATGTTGATCCGATGGCAGAGCTGGGTAAGCTTCCAAAGCTTTTATTTCTCAAGTTACAGAATATGGCTTACTTGGGTGAAACGATGCTAGTTTTGTGCGATGGGTTCCCCAGCCTCGAAGCCATGGCTTTTCGAGAATTGTATGGACTGAAGAGCGTCTTCATAGAAGAAGGTGGAATGCCGAAGCTC